The following are from one region of the Natronosporangium hydrolyticum genome:
- a CDS encoding lytic polysaccharide monooxygenase, whose translation MKLLRRGLAIAGAAAIAIAGGLLVNPSPASAHGATVFPGSRQYFCWLDGVSDSGQILPSNPACQDAVADSGVTPLYNWFGNLHPSNNGGTVGSIPDGRICDGGDAGPYDFSPYNAPRTDWPRTHLTAGASYQIQHNNWAHHPGHFDVYLTQDGYNPNSPLSWDDLELIHTEQDPPQSGGPGGLEYYYWDMAFPSNRSGLHLMFIHWVRSDSPEDFFSCSDVIFDGGNGEVSGLDGDPGDPGPGEPIDETEPPTQPGPALVSTVTSTSASLSWGASDGYVTAYELVNTAGGSNEVLAEVTGTPPATSTALTDLSPDTSYAIAVRARNDVTGDVSSLTESAPFTTPSDDDDPGPGEPAGDCDVAYDVTNDWGSGFQAEVTVTNQSDSAINGWELTWTFDGGQDIIQLWNGVDSQSGSSVSVSNATWNGNLSANGGSASFGFLANNSGGTPSDFALNGTACSVS comes from the coding sequence GTGAAACTACTGCGTAGGGGTCTCGCGATCGCGGGCGCCGCGGCGATCGCCATCGCCGGTGGCCTGCTGGTCAACCCGAGCCCCGCCAGCGCCCACGGCGCGACCGTCTTCCCCGGCAGCCGGCAATACTTCTGTTGGCTGGACGGGGTGAGTGACAGCGGGCAGATCTTGCCGAGCAACCCGGCCTGCCAAGACGCCGTGGCCGACAGCGGCGTCACCCCGCTGTACAACTGGTTCGGCAACCTGCACCCGTCCAACAACGGTGGCACGGTCGGGTCGATCCCGGATGGTCGGATCTGCGACGGCGGTGACGCCGGGCCGTACGACTTCTCGCCGTACAACGCCCCGCGGACCGACTGGCCCCGGACCCACTTGACGGCGGGTGCGAGCTACCAGATCCAGCACAACAACTGGGCGCACCACCCTGGCCACTTCGATGTCTACTTGACCCAGGACGGATACAACCCCAACTCCCCGCTCTCCTGGGACGACCTGGAGCTGATCCACACCGAGCAGGACCCGCCGCAGAGCGGTGGCCCGGGTGGGTTGGAGTACTACTACTGGGACATGGCCTTCCCGTCGAACCGCAGCGGCCTGCACCTGATGTTCATCCACTGGGTGCGGTCGGACAGCCCGGAGGACTTCTTCAGCTGCTCCGATGTGATCTTCGATGGCGGTAACGGTGAGGTCTCCGGCCTCGACGGTGACCCGGGCGACCCGGGCCCGGGCGAGCCGATCGACGAGACCGAGCCGCCGACCCAGCCGGGTCCGGCGCTCGTCTCCACCGTCACGTCGACTAGCGCCAGCCTGAGCTGGGGCGCCTCGGACGGCTACGTGACCGCGTACGAGCTGGTGAACACCGCTGGTGGGAGCAACGAGGTGCTGGCCGAGGTGACCGGCACCCCGCCGGCCACCTCGACCGCGTTGACCGACCTGTCGCCGGACACCAGCTACGCGATCGCGGTGCGGGCGCGTAACGACGTCACCGGTGATGTGTCGTCGTTGACCGAGTCGGCGCCGTTCACCACCCCGAGCGATGACGATGACCCGGGCCCGGGTGAGCCGGCGGGCGACTGCGACGTGGCCTACGACGTCACCAACGACTGGGGCAGCGGCTTCCAGGCCGAGGTGACGGTCACCAACCAGAGCGACTCGGCGATCAACGGCTGGGAGCTGACCTGGACCTTCGATGGTGGCCAGGACATCATCCAGCTGTGGAACGGCGTGGACAGCCAGAGCGGTTCGTCGGTGAGCGTCAGCAACGCCACCTGGAACGGCAACCTCTCCGCCAATGGCGGCAGCGCCAGCTTCGGCTTCCTGGCCAACAACAGCGGTGGTACGCCGAGCGACTTCGCGCTCAACGGCACGGCCTGCTCGGTGAGCTGA
- the arfB gene encoding alternative ribosome rescue aminoacyl-tRNA hydrolase ArfB, whose translation MDDGLEIVTGVTLPARELRWRFSRASGPGGQGVNTTDSRVELSFDLARSGALPDQLRDRALRRLAGRLVDGVVTVVAAEHRSQLMNRRAAAGRLVELLAAAVAPPARPRRPTRPSKGAVERRLTAKRRRSERKRDRRPPL comes from the coding sequence GTGGACGACGGACTGGAGATCGTTACCGGTGTGACGCTGCCCGCCCGGGAGCTACGCTGGCGCTTCAGTCGTGCCAGTGGGCCAGGTGGTCAGGGGGTCAACACCACGGACTCGCGGGTTGAACTGAGCTTCGACCTGGCGCGCAGTGGGGCGTTGCCCGATCAGCTGCGGGACCGCGCCCTGCGCCGGCTGGCCGGCCGGCTGGTCGACGGGGTGGTGACCGTGGTCGCCGCTGAACATCGTTCGCAGCTGATGAACCGGCGGGCGGCGGCTGGCCGGCTGGTGGAGCTGTTGGCTGCGGCGGTGGCGCCGCCGGCGCGGCCCCGTCGCCCTACCCGACCGTCGAAGGGCGCGGTGGAGCGGCGGCTGACCGCGAAGCGCCGACGCTCCGAGCGGAAACGGGATCGCCGGCCGCCACTATAG
- a CDS encoding sensor histidine kinase, with the protein MVEAAQSTGRRRAWPVRAARAVTRPFTGALVTGVADPPSPPPVWRTPPALQHLTRYVRTRTIDVVVLLEILTAIAVFAGTNAALVSADYRAGAPMTDPELLVIASFAAAVPLLLREWWPLAAWRVAVPAIFFAAVVYRDARGAEFGDGVNPVPVGGVLTYLLILYSVGVRCERRVSVGVWLVSVLGLWILHPDPILFLGAIMMGAALIYGYNVRVRRAAQRQVVEEELRTEDARAAQAVLEERARIARELHDVVAHHMSVIAIQAEAAPIKAPDDPAALRTELAGIRATALEALTELRRVLGVLRQRDDTPDTAPQPDLAEIDELLAGFRAAGLPITVTTSGRPPASLRGVGLSAYRLLQESLSNALQHAPGAPVRVGVDYGREQLTLRVENDPPPAGGDRSPRERRGQGITGMRERVSAWGGTLTIGPTTAGGFSVVAMLPLADPSTEEPR; encoded by the coding sequence GTGGTAGAAGCAGCGCAGTCCACCGGGCGGCGGCGGGCCTGGCCGGTCCGGGCTGCCCGGGCGGTGACCCGGCCGTTCACCGGGGCGCTGGTGACCGGGGTCGCCGACCCGCCCTCGCCGCCGCCGGTCTGGCGTACCCCGCCAGCGTTGCAACACCTGACCCGGTATGTGCGGACCCGCACGATCGACGTGGTCGTGTTGCTGGAGATACTGACCGCGATCGCGGTATTCGCGGGCACCAACGCGGCGCTGGTGAGCGCCGATTATCGGGCCGGCGCCCCGATGACCGACCCCGAGCTGCTGGTCATCGCCTCGTTCGCGGCTGCGGTGCCGCTGTTGTTGCGGGAGTGGTGGCCGCTCGCGGCGTGGCGGGTGGCGGTGCCAGCGATCTTCTTCGCCGCGGTGGTCTACCGGGATGCCCGTGGTGCCGAGTTCGGCGACGGGGTCAACCCGGTTCCCGTTGGCGGGGTGCTCACCTACCTGCTGATTCTCTACTCGGTCGGAGTCCGGTGCGAGCGCCGGGTCAGCGTCGGCGTCTGGCTGGTGTCGGTGTTGGGGTTGTGGATCCTGCACCCGGACCCGATCCTGTTCCTCGGCGCAATCATGATGGGCGCTGCCCTGATCTACGGCTACAACGTGCGGGTCCGCCGGGCGGCGCAGCGGCAGGTGGTGGAGGAGGAGCTGCGGACCGAGGACGCGCGGGCGGCGCAGGCGGTGCTGGAGGAGCGGGCACGGATCGCGCGGGAACTGCACGATGTGGTCGCCCACCACATGTCGGTGATCGCGATCCAGGCCGAGGCCGCGCCGATCAAGGCGCCGGACGATCCGGCGGCGCTGCGCACCGAGCTGGCCGGCATCCGCGCCACCGCGCTGGAGGCGCTCACCGAGCTGCGGCGGGTGCTGGGGGTGCTGCGGCAGCGGGATGACACCCCGGACACCGCACCGCAGCCGGACCTCGCCGAGATCGACGAGCTGCTGGCCGGGTTCCGGGCCGCGGGGTTGCCGATCACGGTGACCACCAGCGGCCGGCCGCCGGCGAGCCTGCGCGGGGTGGGGCTCTCCGCCTACCGGCTGCTGCAGGAGTCGTTGAGCAACGCGCTCCAGCACGCGCCGGGAGCACCGGTACGGGTCGGGGTGGACTACGGCCGGGAGCAGTTGACGTTGCGGGTGGAGAACGACCCGCCGCCGGCGGGCGGGGACCGGTCGCCGCGGGAGCGCCGCGGCCAGGGCATCACCGGTATGCGGGAGCGGGTCAGCGCCTGGGGTGGCACGCTCACCATCGGGCCGACCACGGCGGGCGGGTTCTCGGTCGTCGCTATGCTGCCGTTGGCCGACCCGTCGACCGAGGAGCCGCGATGA
- the secA2 gene encoding accessory Sec system translocase SecA2: MSLSHRLKARFRRFLERPGTTVDLAPLSAQLPAVEARGEELAALDDDELTRAATEATDPTEICAIGREAAHRALGERAFDEQVLGVLALLAGHVTEMATGEGKTLVACIAGYGHVRRGNGPVHVLTVNDYLARRDAEWMAPVYRLLGISVGWVTENCTREERREAYGKDVTYVSVSEAGFDYLRDQLVTDVTDRVKPHLATAIVDEADSILIDEARVPLVLAGSVTSELDPLHAATALVRGLRPEVDYEVADDGRSVALTAAGTAAVEQTLGDIDLYAEENAQQLFAVNVALHAHALVRRDVDYIVRDGKVELVDEFRGRVAQRRRWPDGLQAAVEAKEGLDATAEGEVLGTITVESYLSLYQHVCGMTATAVLVGDQLREFFKLEVAVIPRHQPLIRSDEPDRLYASREERDEALVTEIVSCHADGRPVLIGTQDVKESESLAAALRARDVECVVLNAKNDAEEAAIIAEAGAKGQVTVSTQMAGRGVDIRLGGSDQSEYDEVSELGGLYVIGSGRHDSRRVDDQLRGRAGRQGDPGGSAFFVSLEDNLVIRHAADMIPPSPRMHADGLIDDQDVVWAVEHAQRVSEGVNFEIHRNTWRYNVVIEQQRKDLAAWREELLTTDAAVELIKERLPEAYDEALHPGRAEADADADADADADADADADADADADADASSDADTDADAAPSPKGSSDASSDVSSDVSPAAEATDGAEDDETAADDEAADDGAAAEQRAETVAQAARLIALHHLDRSWSDHLAYLAEIREGVHLRALGRLDPLDEFHRAAVPAFNELREEIESRILETFAEADITEGWEPANVNLLRPSATWTYLVHDNPFGSELERLVSSVSRKLR; the protein is encoded by the coding sequence ATGAGCCTCTCGCATCGACTCAAGGCCCGGTTCCGGCGGTTCCTGGAGCGACCCGGGACGACGGTGGATCTTGCCCCGCTCAGCGCCCAACTGCCGGCGGTAGAGGCGCGCGGTGAAGAGCTGGCCGCGCTCGACGACGACGAACTGACCCGGGCCGCCACCGAAGCCACCGACCCGACCGAGATCTGCGCCATCGGCCGCGAAGCCGCCCACCGGGCGCTCGGCGAACGCGCCTTCGACGAGCAGGTGCTCGGGGTGCTGGCACTGCTGGCCGGGCACGTCACCGAGATGGCCACCGGCGAGGGCAAGACCCTGGTCGCCTGCATCGCCGGTTACGGGCACGTGCGCCGCGGCAACGGCCCTGTCCACGTGCTCACCGTCAACGACTACCTCGCCCGCCGCGACGCCGAATGGATGGCTCCGGTGTACCGGCTACTCGGCATCTCGGTCGGCTGGGTCACCGAAAACTGCACCCGGGAAGAGCGCCGGGAAGCGTACGGCAAAGACGTCACCTATGTCTCGGTCAGCGAGGCCGGCTTCGACTACCTGCGCGACCAGCTCGTCACCGACGTCACCGACCGGGTCAAGCCACACCTGGCCACCGCCATCGTCGACGAGGCGGACTCGATCCTGATCGACGAGGCCCGGGTCCCGCTCGTACTCGCCGGGTCGGTCACCTCCGAGCTCGACCCGCTGCACGCCGCCACCGCCCTCGTCCGCGGGCTGCGGCCGGAGGTCGACTACGAGGTCGCCGACGACGGCCGCAGCGTTGCTCTGACCGCCGCCGGCACCGCCGCGGTGGAGCAGACCCTCGGCGATATCGACCTCTACGCCGAAGAGAACGCGCAACAACTCTTCGCGGTAAACGTCGCCCTGCACGCCCACGCCCTGGTCCGGCGCGACGTCGACTACATCGTCCGGGACGGCAAGGTCGAGCTGGTCGACGAGTTCCGCGGCCGGGTCGCGCAGCGCCGCCGCTGGCCCGACGGCCTACAGGCGGCGGTCGAGGCGAAGGAAGGTCTGGACGCCACCGCCGAGGGCGAGGTCCTCGGCACCATCACCGTCGAGTCGTACCTCAGCCTCTACCAGCACGTCTGCGGCATGACCGCGACCGCTGTCCTGGTCGGCGACCAGCTGCGCGAATTCTTCAAGCTGGAGGTCGCGGTCATCCCGCGCCACCAGCCGCTGATCCGCTCCGACGAACCGGACCGGCTGTACGCCAGTCGGGAGGAGCGCGACGAGGCGCTGGTCACCGAGATCGTCTCCTGCCACGCCGACGGGCGTCCGGTGCTGATCGGCACCCAGGACGTCAAGGAGTCGGAGTCGCTCGCCGCCGCGCTCCGCGCCCGGGACGTCGAGTGCGTCGTGCTCAACGCCAAGAACGACGCCGAGGAGGCGGCGATCATCGCGGAGGCAGGGGCCAAGGGCCAGGTCACCGTCTCTACCCAGATGGCGGGCCGCGGCGTCGACATCCGGCTCGGCGGCAGCGACCAGAGCGAGTACGACGAGGTCTCGGAACTCGGCGGCCTGTACGTCATCGGCAGCGGCCGGCACGACAGCCGCCGGGTGGACGACCAGTTGCGGGGCCGCGCCGGCCGGCAGGGCGATCCGGGTGGCTCGGCCTTCTTCGTCAGCCTGGAAGACAACCTGGTGATCCGGCACGCCGCCGACATGATCCCGCCCTCGCCGCGGATGCACGCCGACGGGCTGATCGACGACCAGGACGTGGTGTGGGCGGTCGAGCACGCCCAGCGGGTGTCGGAGGGCGTCAACTTCGAGATCCACCGCAACACCTGGCGCTACAACGTGGTGATCGAACAACAGCGCAAGGACCTGGCGGCCTGGCGCGAGGAGCTGCTGACGACCGACGCCGCAGTCGAGCTGATCAAGGAACGGCTCCCCGAGGCGTACGACGAGGCGCTGCACCCGGGCCGCGCGGAAGCGGACGCCGACGCCGACGCCGACGCGGATGCGGATGCGGATGCGGATGCGGACGCGGATGCGGACGCGGACGCGGACGCTTCGTCGGACGCTGACACCGACGCGGATGCGGCGCCTTCGCCCAAGGGTTCATCGGACGCTTCGTCGGACGTTTCGTCGGACGTTTCGCCAGCGGCCGAGGCCACTGACGGGGCCGAGGACGACGAGACTGCGGCCGACGACGAGGCGGCAGACGACGGGGCCGCGGCTGAGCAGCGGGCAGAGACCGTCGCGCAGGCCGCCCGCCTGATCGCGCTGCACCACCTCGACCGGTCCTGGTCGGACCACCTCGCCTACCTCGCCGAGATCCGGGAAGGCGTCCACCTTCGGGCGCTCGGCCGGCTCGACCCCTTGGACGAGTTCCACCGGGCAGCGGTGCCCGCCTTCAACGAGCTGCGGGAAGAGATCGAGAGCCGAATCCTGGAGACCTTCGCCGAGGCTGACATCACCGAAGGGTGGGAGCCGGCCAACGTGAACTTGCTCCGCCCCAGCGCCACCTGGACCTACCTGGTCCACGACAACCCGTTCGGCTCCGAGTTGGAACGGCTGGTCAGCTCGGTCTCACGCAAACTCCGCTGA
- a CDS encoding response regulator, translating into MTIRVLIADDQGMVRTGFSIFLSAQPDIEVVGEAADGAEAVRKSAELRPDVILMDVRMPVMDGLAATREILRSDAVDPAEAPKILVLTTFDLDDYVYEALRAGASGFLLKDASAVQLAEAVRVVARGDALLAPGVTKRLISEFARLGAPRSPNRASLGELTERETEVLSLVAQGLSNGEIAAQLVLSEQTIKTHIGRILAKLGLRDRPQAIVYAFETGLITLR; encoded by the coding sequence ATGACTATCCGGGTGCTCATCGCCGACGACCAGGGGATGGTCCGGACCGGGTTCAGCATCTTCCTCAGCGCGCAGCCGGATATCGAGGTGGTGGGGGAGGCCGCCGACGGGGCCGAGGCGGTGCGCAAAAGCGCCGAGCTGCGGCCCGATGTGATTTTGATGGATGTCCGGATGCCGGTGATGGATGGCTTGGCCGCCACTCGGGAGATCCTGCGTAGCGACGCTGTGGATCCTGCCGAGGCGCCGAAGATCCTGGTGCTGACCACCTTCGACCTCGACGACTATGTCTACGAAGCGCTGCGGGCCGGCGCCAGCGGTTTCCTGCTCAAGGATGCTTCCGCGGTCCAGCTCGCCGAGGCGGTTCGGGTGGTGGCGCGGGGCGACGCGCTGTTGGCGCCGGGCGTGACCAAGCGGCTGATCAGCGAGTTCGCCCGGCTGGGGGCGCCCCGGTCGCCGAACCGGGCCAGTCTCGGCGAGCTCACCGAGCGGGAGACCGAGGTGCTCTCGCTGGTCGCGCAGGGCCTGTCGAACGGCGAGATCGCCGCCCAGCTGGTGCTGTCGGAGCAGACCATCAAGACCCACATCGGCCGGATCCTGGCCAAGTTGGGGCTGCGGGACCGCCCCCAGGCGATCGTCTACGCCTTCGAGACCGGCCTGATCACCCTGCGGTAG
- a CDS encoding lytic polysaccharide monooxygenase auxiliary activity family 9 protein, whose protein sequence is MRRVAATLAAATVALGAGLLVNPTPAAAHGATMFPGSRQYLCWEDGMQDDGQISPTNPACAAAVQQSGTTPLYNWFGNLNSQNNGGTVGSIPDGTICSGGNQGPYDFSPYSDMRDDWPRTNLNAGQTYEFTHNNWAHHPGNFDVYVTQQGWDQSELRWADLELIHTEWDPPQQGDTGGLGYYYWDVTLPADRSGYHMIFVHWVRSDSPEDFFSCSDVVLS, encoded by the coding sequence ATGCGTAGAGTCGCCGCGACCCTCGCCGCCGCCACCGTCGCGCTCGGTGCCGGTCTGCTGGTCAACCCCACTCCTGCGGCCGCCCACGGAGCGACCATGTTCCCTGGTAGCCGGCAGTACCTCTGCTGGGAGGATGGCATGCAGGATGATGGTCAGATATCCCCGACCAACCCGGCCTGCGCCGCGGCGGTGCAGCAGAGCGGCACCACTCCGCTGTACAACTGGTTCGGCAATCTCAACTCGCAGAACAACGGCGGGACCGTGGGGTCGATCCCGGACGGCACCATCTGTAGCGGTGGTAACCAGGGGCCGTACGACTTCTCGCCGTACAGCGACATGCGTGACGACTGGCCGCGGACCAACCTGAACGCCGGTCAGACGTACGAGTTCACGCACAACAACTGGGCCCACCACCCCGGCAACTTCGATGTCTACGTCACCCAACAGGGCTGGGACCAGAGTGAACTGCGCTGGGCGGACCTGGAGCTGATCCACACCGAGTGGGATCCGCCGCAGCAGGGTGACACCGGCGGCCTCGGTTACTACTACTGGGACGTGACCCTGCCCGCCGACCGCAGTGGCTACCACATGATCTTCGTCCACTGGGTGCGTTCGGACAGCCCGGAGGACTTCTTCAGCTGCTCGGACGTGGTCCTGTCCTGA